Proteins encoded in a region of the Elizabethkingia bruuniana genome:
- a CDS encoding serine hydrolase domain-containing protein produces the protein MKNTLYLLIATLIILSCRTNNNILTSKRNYNFLTDSLKINQQLEKYKLPGFSLVVFENYKIVYSNQFGLKSVNSKEKIDENTAFSTASISKPITALLCHILEEKGFINLNTPIDKYLKRWHLPKSKFTENNSPTWKQFLNHTAGTSQGGFEDHYEGDTIPTITQSLLGQIPRYDKEIEFLFTPGTNFEYSGGGYVIIQMALEDTLNKSIAELAQEYIFSPLGMKNTTMVQPNEKGFLTNVALVHDKDGKVIRTGLPITPQVGASGMWSTPTDLAKLSIEIQNALRNKNNKVISHQTAKKVTEVTAFKNAVGGWSYGWQKSFGYSNYDWFSCNGSNTGVGGNVLATMTDGNGMVYLANGEKPNRFPVMNQTRRKVLTLMNWNKTTNENTQEIPLSIKKQLIGTYDDFLYGQGMETKIVEKNNRLYVESMLLDFFKGKNDSELLYLKNGLFKIVDYPNLLKFDFSNGKLNSVTQKRDTLETKIMLSNKDK, from the coding sequence ATGAAAAACACTTTATATCTGTTAATAGCTACACTTATAATATTGAGTTGCCGTACGAACAATAATATATTGACCTCAAAAAGGAATTATAATTTTCTTACAGATAGCTTAAAGATTAATCAACAGTTAGAAAAGTATAAACTTCCCGGGTTCAGTCTTGTTGTTTTTGAAAATTATAAGATTGTCTATTCCAATCAATTTGGATTGAAATCTGTAAATTCTAAAGAAAAAATAGATGAAAATACCGCTTTTTCAACAGCATCAATTTCAAAACCTATTACTGCACTTCTTTGCCATATCCTTGAAGAGAAAGGCTTTATTAACCTGAATACCCCAATAGATAAGTACCTAAAACGCTGGCATCTGCCGAAAAGCAAATTTACGGAGAATAATAGCCCTACCTGGAAGCAGTTTTTGAATCATACTGCTGGTACCAGCCAAGGTGGATTTGAAGATCATTATGAAGGAGATACAATTCCAACCATCACGCAGAGTCTTTTAGGGCAGATACCAAGATATGATAAGGAAATTGAATTCCTTTTCACACCAGGAACCAATTTTGAATATAGTGGTGGTGGCTATGTAATTATCCAAATGGCATTGGAAGACACTCTGAATAAATCTATTGCGGAGCTTGCACAAGAATATATTTTTTCTCCACTTGGCATGAAAAACACCACAATGGTACAGCCTAATGAAAAAGGATTTCTAACAAATGTGGCACTGGTTCACGATAAAGATGGAAAAGTGATCAGAACAGGACTGCCAATAACGCCACAAGTGGGAGCTTCCGGAATGTGGTCGACACCTACAGATCTGGCCAAACTTTCTATCGAAATACAAAATGCTTTACGTAATAAAAATAACAAAGTGATTTCTCATCAGACAGCTAAAAAAGTAACCGAGGTAACGGCTTTTAAAAATGCGGTTGGAGGCTGGAGCTACGGATGGCAAAAGTCTTTTGGTTATAGTAACTATGATTGGTTTTCATGTAATGGTTCTAATACCGGAGTTGGAGGTAATGTTCTGGCTACTATGACTGATGGTAATGGTATGGTATATCTTGCCAATGGTGAAAAACCAAATCGTTTTCCTGTAATGAATCAAACCAGAAGAAAGGTTCTTACGTTGATGAACTGGAACAAAACAACTAATGAGAACACTCAGGAAATACCATTAAGTATAAAAAAGCAACTCATCGGGACTTATGATGATTTCTTATATGGACAGGGAATGGAAACCAAAATAGTAGAAAAGAATAATCGTCTTTATGTTGAATCTATGCTTTTGGATTTTTTTAAAGGAAAGAATGATAGCGAACTGTTGTATCTCAAAAATGGATTGTTCAAAATTGTAGATTATCCAAACCTACTGAAATTCGATTTCAGCAATGGAAAATTGAATTCAGTTACCCAAAAAAGAGATACTTTGGAAACCAAAATTATGCTTAGTAATAAAGATAAATAA
- a CDS encoding serine hydrolase domain-containing protein gives MKTSSKFLAALLFISSFSFGQNISKKIDSIISDNYKKNPEVGISVGFINNNEEHYISYGNLNAESQVQINKNSLFEIASITKILTSNLIAQAVLDHKIKLDDYIDGFLPKEYILHQNLRNKIKISDLASHQSGLPDIDFAKLIEQDPQQPVNNVTAQTLATIINNCSELKDYGKYRYSTIGYTLLGQIVEKVYGKTYDEIIRAKIIKPLQMTNTLTKDFNVKNRTTAHNPDGGIQEFFKWNITAPAGLVKSTASDMVRFLKAVLNKQTTIGKAAIIMERVVYKDEKREMGLGLNIVTDDKNTIYMKSGDSMGQSSIICYNRDKKWGIIILLDQRNSKMRQDLLNKIYDTVLK, from the coding sequence ATGAAAACTTCATCAAAATTTTTAGCAGCACTTTTATTCATAAGCAGTTTTTCTTTCGGACAAAACATTTCCAAAAAGATTGATTCTATAATAAGTGATAATTACAAAAAAAATCCGGAAGTAGGAATTAGCGTTGGCTTTATCAATAATAACGAAGAGCATTATATAAGTTATGGTAATTTGAATGCGGAAAGTCAGGTTCAAATCAATAAAAACTCCTTATTTGAAATTGCGTCAATTACTAAAATCTTGACCTCAAATTTAATTGCTCAGGCAGTTCTGGATCATAAAATAAAGTTAGATGATTACATAGACGGGTTCCTTCCTAAAGAATATATATTACACCAGAATCTTAGAAATAAAATTAAAATTTCGGATCTGGCATCACATCAGTCAGGTTTACCTGATATAGATTTTGCAAAATTGATAGAACAGGATCCGCAACAGCCTGTGAATAATGTAACAGCACAGACTTTAGCCACTATAATCAATAATTGTAGCGAACTAAAGGATTATGGTAAATATCGTTATTCTACGATTGGATATACTCTATTAGGACAGATAGTGGAAAAAGTATATGGTAAGACTTATGATGAGATCATCAGAGCCAAAATAATAAAACCATTACAGATGACTAATACATTAACCAAAGATTTTAATGTAAAAAACAGAACAACTGCCCATAATCCAGATGGAGGCATTCAGGAGTTTTTCAAATGGAATATTACAGCACCAGCAGGATTGGTAAAATCTACGGCTTCCGATATGGTTAGATTCTTAAAAGCAGTCCTTAATAAACAAACGACAATAGGTAAGGCAGCTATCATCATGGAAAGAGTTGTGTACAAAGATGAAAAAAGGGAAATGGGACTAGGGCTCAACATCGTAACAGATGATAAAAACACAATTTATATGAAATCAGGAGATTCTATGGGTCAGTCTTCAATCATCTGTTACAATAGGGATAAAAAATGGGGAATTATTATACTCCTTGACCAGAGAAATTCAAAAATGAGACAAGATCTGTTGAATAAAATTTATGATACGGTCCTGAAATAA